The following coding sequences are from one Triticum aestivum cultivar Chinese Spring chromosome 5A, IWGSC CS RefSeq v2.1, whole genome shotgun sequence window:
- the LOC123107179 gene encoding cyclin-D4-1: MAPSYEMAASILLCAEDSSSIFGFGDEQEAAAGARASRSPYCGGELAVEFPLPSEECVARWVATEAEHMPREDYAERLRAGGVDLRVRVDAVDWIWKVHTYYGFGSITACLALNYMDRFLSLYQIPEGKAWMTQLLSVACLSLAAKMDETSVPQSIDLQVAGDARYVFEAKTIQRMELLVLSTLKWRMQAVTPFSYLDYFLHQLCGGNAPSRQAVRDATELILCISRGTSCLEFRPSEIAATVAAAVAGEEHAVHKAACCTHVDKERVLSCHEAMIQATGATVPPPKTAGLRSAYSPAMSAPRSPTGVLDLDAGYLSCTSDGASTTTITMASSPPPASSGFDSSPVSRKRRKISR, translated from the exons ATGGCTCCCAGCTACGAGATGGCCGCCTCCATCCTGCTCTGCGCCGAGGACAGCAGCAGCATCTTCGgcttcggcgacgagcaggaggcgGCAGCGGGAGCGAGGGCGAGCCGGTCGCCGTACTGCGGTGGCGAGCTGGCCGTGGAGTTCCCGCTGCCGTCCGAGGAGTGCGTGGCCCGCTGGGTGGCGACGGAGGCGGAGCACATGCCCAGGGAGGACTACGCGGAGAGGCTCCGCGCCGGGGGCGTGGATCTCCGCGTGCGGGTGGACGCCGTCGACTGGATATGGAAG GTTCACACGTACTACGGCTTCGGCTCTATCACAGCCTGCTTGGCCCTCAACTACATGGACCGCTTCCTCTCGCTCTACCAGATACCG GAGGGCAAGGCTTGGATGACGCAGCTGCTATCGGTGGCGTGCCTGTCTCTTGCTGCCAAGATGGACGAAACTTCCGTGCCTCAGTCCATCGACCTGCAGGTGGCCGGGGACGCGCGGTACGTGTTCGAGGCGAAGACGATCCAGAGGATGGAGCTGCTGGTCCTGAGCACGCTCAAATGGCGGATGCAGGCCGTCACCCCCTTCTCCTACCTCGACTACTTCCTCCACCAGCTGTGCGGCGGCAATGCGCCGTCGAGGCAGGCCGTCCGGGACGCCACGGAGCTCATCCTCTGCATATCCAGag GGACGAGCTGCCTGGAGTTCCGGCCCTCGGAGATCGCCGCGACGGTGGCCGCCGCCGTGGCCGGGGAAGAACACGCCGTCCATAAGGCGGCTTGCTGCACCCACGTAGATAAG GAGCGGGTGCTGAGTTGCCATGAAGCGATGATCCAGGCCACCGGCGCCACCGTGCCACCACCTAAAACTGCAGGCCTGCGCAGTGCCTACTCCCCCGCCATGTCTGCTCCCCGGAGCCCGACCGGGGTGCTGGACCTGGACGCCGGCTACCTCAGCTGCACAAGCGATGGCGCCAGCACGACGACGATCACCATGgcatcgtcgccgccgcccgcgagCTCTGGATTCGACAGCTCCCCGGTCAGCAGAAAGAGGAGGAAGATCAGCAGATGA